A genomic stretch from Gymnogyps californianus isolate 813 chromosome 26, ASM1813914v2, whole genome shotgun sequence includes:
- the LOC127025997 gene encoding LOW QUALITY PROTEIN: ribosomal protein S6 kinase alpha-3-like (The sequence of the model RefSeq protein was modified relative to this genomic sequence to represent the inferred CDS: inserted 1 base in 1 codon), with protein MLFSDYGVRGGNLDSRGERRVMFTEDDVKFYLAELALALDHVHSGGIIYRDLKPENILLDEEGHIKLADFGLSEVSIDPEKKAFSFCATVEYMAPEVIKSGGLTRSADWWSFGVVMFEMLTGTLPFQGKDRKETMTLILEAKLGMPQFLSPEAESLLRMLFKRNPANRLGAGLDGVEEIKRHAFFSKIDWNRLYRREIDPPFKPATGRPEDMFYFDPEFTAKTPEDLPGLPPSANAHQLVRGFSSVAIASNDESQAVQTVGVHSVVQQLHRNSIQFTDRYEVKEDIRVGSYSVYKRCIHKALNTEYAVKIIDKSKRDPTEEVEILLRYGHHPNIITLKDVHDDGKYAYIVTELTKGGQLLDKIHRQIFFSEREASAVLLTITRTVEYLHAQGVVHGELKPSNILYVDESGNPESIRLCEFGLAKQLRVENGLLRSPCYTSFVAPEVLQRQGYDAAWDIWSLGVLLYTMLAGYPPXVTGPDDTPEEILARIGSGKLSLSGGYWNTISDTAKDLLSKMLHVNPHQRLTAAQVLSHPWMVHCDQLPQYQLNRQDAPRVVKGARAAAYSALNRNQSPVLGASQPFSSCSEHYFS; from the exons CACGTGGAGAACGTAGGGTGATGTTCACAGAAGACGATGTTAAATTTTACCTGGCAGAATTAGCACTTGCTTTAGACCATGTACATAGTGGTGGAATAATATACCGggacctaaaaccagaaaacatccttcttgaTGAGGAAGGACATATCAAATTAGCAGATTTTGGCTTAAGTGAGGTGTCAAttgatcctgaaaaaaaagccttctctttctgtgcaacagTGGAATATATGGCGCCAGAAGTCATTAAGAGCGGAGGCCTTACACGGAGCGCAGACTGGTGGTCTTTTGGTGTTGTAATGTTTGAAATGCTCACTGGTACTCTGCCTTTCCAaggcaaagacagaaaagaaaccatgacaCTGATTCTCGAGGCCAAACTTGGAATGCCCCAGTTCTTGAGCCCGGAAGCAGAGAGTCTTCTGCGaatgctcttcaaaagaaacccagcaaacaGATTAGGAGCAGGCCTAGATGgagttgaagaaattaagaggcatgcattcttttccaaaatagattGGAATAGATTGTACAGGAGAGAAATTGATCCCCCTTTTAAACCTGCAACTGGCAGACCTGaagatatgttttattttgacccTGAGTTTACAGCAAAAACTCCAGAAGATTTGCCTGGTCTCCCACCTAGTGCTAATGCGCATCAACTTGTTCGGGGATTTAGTTCTGTAGCTATTGCATCAAATGACGAAAGCCAGGCAGTGCAGACAGTTGGAGTGCATTCCGTTGTCCAGCAGttgcacaggaacagcattcaGTTTACGGATAGATACGAAGTGAAGGAAGATATCAGAGTTGGGTCTTACTCTGTCTATAAGAGATGTATTCATAAAGCTTTAAACACGGAATATGCTGTAAAGATTATAGACAAGAGTAAAAGAGATCCAACAGAGGAGGTTGAAATCCTACTGCGCTATGGCCACCATCCAAATATTATTACCCTAAAAGATGTGCATGATGATGGAAAATACGCATACATAGTAACAGAACTTACGAAAGGAGGGCAACTGCTGGATAAAATTCatagacaaatttttttctcgGAACGAGAAGCTAGTGCCGTTCTGCTCACAATAACAAGAACGGTTGAGTACCTCCATGCGCAAGGGGTTGTTCATGGAGAGCTGAAGCCTAGCAATATTCTTTATGTTGATGAATCTGGTAATCCAGAATCCATTCGACTTTGTGAATTTGGCCTTGCAAAACAACTACGAGTAGAAAATGGTCTTCTGAGGAGTCCATGTTACACAAGTTTTGTTGCACCAGAGGTTTTACAGAGGCAAGGTTACGATGCTGCATGGGACATATGGAGCCTTGGTGTTCTACTTTATACCATGCTTGCTGGCTACCCTC TTGTAACGGGTCCTGATGATACCCCAGAGGAGATTTTGGCCCGAATAGGTAGCGGGAAGTTGTCTCTCAGCGGTGGTTATTGGAATACCATTTCAGATACAGCTAAGgaccttctttcaaaaatgcttcatgttaaCCCACATCAAAGACTGACTGCAGCCCAAGTCCTTAGTCACCCCTGGATGGTTCACTGTGACCAGTTGCCTCAATACCAGCTAAACAGGCAGGATGCTCCCCGTGTAGTGAagggtgcaagagcagcagcttactCTGCTTTGAATCGTAATCAGTCACCAGTTTTGGGAGCCAGTCAGCCATTCTCCTCTTGCTCAGAGCATTATTTTTCGTAA